In a single window of the Massilia oculi genome:
- a CDS encoding replication-associated recombination protein A, giving the protein MSTDDLFKTAPAAPLAEALRPRTIDEVVGQSHLLGPGKPLNLVFKSGKPHSMILWGPPGVGKTTLARLTAYAFDCEFIALSAVLSGVKDIRAAIEQAEQYLARGKHTILFIDEIHRFNKSQQDALLPFVESGLVTLIGATTENPSFEVNSALLSRSQVYVLKALSDVEMRQLLGRARKEALQHLEFDELAIDTLVGYADGDARRFLNLLEQTSTSANTAATNRITAEFVENALTLNARRFDKGGDNFYDQISALHKSVRGSHPDAALYWLCRMLDGGADAKYLSRRIVRMAWEDIGIADPRAIQLANDAAATYERLGSPEGELALGQAVVYLAVASKSNAGYNAFNAAMAFVRKDKSREVPVHLRNAPTKLMKELGYGHEYRYAHDEPNAYAAGETYLPDGMPEPGWYQPVPRGIESKIAEKLAWLRSLDDEARGPRGDA; this is encoded by the coding sequence ATGTCCACGGATGACCTGTTCAAGACCGCGCCGGCCGCGCCGCTGGCCGAAGCCCTGCGTCCGCGCACCATCGACGAGGTGGTCGGCCAGAGCCACCTGCTGGGCCCCGGCAAACCGCTGAACCTGGTCTTCAAATCCGGCAAGCCGCACTCGATGATCCTGTGGGGACCGCCCGGCGTGGGCAAGACCACGCTGGCGCGCCTGACCGCCTACGCCTTCGACTGCGAGTTCATCGCGTTGTCGGCGGTGCTGTCGGGCGTCAAGGATATCCGCGCCGCGATCGAGCAGGCCGAGCAGTACCTGGCCCGCGGCAAGCACACGATCCTGTTCATCGACGAGATCCACCGCTTCAACAAATCGCAGCAGGACGCCTTGCTGCCGTTCGTGGAAAGCGGCCTGGTGACCCTGATCGGCGCGACCACCGAGAACCCGTCGTTCGAAGTCAATTCGGCGCTGCTGTCGCGCTCGCAGGTGTACGTGCTCAAGGCCCTGAGCGACGTCGAGATGCGCCAGCTGCTGGGGCGCGCCCGCAAGGAAGCGCTGCAGCACCTGGAATTCGACGAGCTGGCGATCGACACCCTGGTCGGCTATGCCGACGGCGATGCGCGCCGTTTCCTGAACCTGCTCGAGCAGACCAGCACCTCGGCCAATACCGCCGCGACCAACCGCATCACCGCCGAGTTCGTCGAGAACGCGCTGACGCTCAATGCGCGCCGCTTCGACAAGGGCGGCGACAATTTCTACGACCAGATCTCGGCCCTGCACAAATCGGTGCGCGGCTCGCATCCCGATGCCGCCCTGTACTGGCTGTGCCGGATGCTCGACGGCGGCGCCGATGCCAAGTACCTGTCGCGCCGCATCGTGCGCATGGCGTGGGAAGACATCGGCATCGCCGATCCGCGCGCGATCCAGCTGGCCAACGACGCCGCCGCCACCTATGAACGACTCGGTTCGCCCGAAGGCGAGCTGGCGCTGGGCCAGGCCGTGGTCTACCTGGCCGTCGCATCGAAGAGCAATGCGGGCTACAACGCCTTCAATGCGGCGATGGCTTTCGTGCGCAAGGACAAGTCGCGCGAGGTGCCGGTGCACCTGCGCAATGCGCCGACCAAGCTCATGAAAGAGCTGGGCTACGGCCACGAATACCGCTATGCGCATGACGAGCCGAACGCGTATGCGGCCGGCGAAACCTATCTGCCGGATGGGATGCCAGAGCCCGGCTGGTACCAGCCGGTGCCGCGCGGGATCGAGAGCAAGATCGCCGAGAAGCTGGCGTGGCTGCGCAGCCTGGATGATGAGGCGCGCGGCCCGCGGGGTGACGCTTGA
- the trxB gene encoding thioredoxin-disulfide reductase produces MTTTKHAKVLILGSGPAGYSAAVYAARANLKPMLVTGVEQGGQLMTTTDVENWPGDPLGVQGPELMQRLLQHAERFNTEIVFDHIHTTYLNEKPIRLVGDSHTFTCDALIIATGASAQYLGLPSEQAFMGRGVSACATCDGFFYRNQEVAVIGGGNTAVEEALYLAGIASKVTLIHRRDKFRAEPILVDRLMHKVSEGKIVLELNQTLDEVLGDQSGVTSLRLKSALDGATKELNVHGLFVAIGHKPNTGIFEGQLEMHSGGYLVTRSGLEGMATATSVPGVFAAGDVQDHIYRQAITSSGTGCMAALDAQRYLEALEDDPK; encoded by the coding sequence ATGACTACTACCAAACACGCCAAAGTCCTCATCCTCGGTTCCGGGCCAGCCGGCTACAGCGCCGCGGTGTACGCCGCCCGCGCCAACCTGAAGCCGATGCTGGTGACCGGCGTCGAGCAGGGCGGCCAGCTGATGACCACCACCGACGTCGAGAACTGGCCGGGCGATCCGCTGGGCGTGCAGGGTCCGGAACTGATGCAGCGCCTGCTGCAGCATGCCGAGCGCTTCAACACCGAGATCGTCTTTGATCACATCCACACGACCTACCTGAACGAGAAACCGATCCGCCTGGTCGGCGACAGCCACACTTTCACCTGCGACGCCCTGATCATCGCCACCGGCGCCTCGGCCCAGTACCTGGGCCTGCCGTCGGAACAGGCCTTCATGGGCCGCGGCGTGTCGGCCTGCGCCACCTGCGACGGATTCTTCTACCGCAACCAGGAAGTCGCGGTCATCGGCGGCGGCAATACCGCGGTCGAGGAAGCCCTGTACCTGGCCGGCATCGCCTCGAAGGTCACCCTGATCCACCGCCGCGACAAGTTCCGCGCCGAGCCGATCCTGGTCGACCGCCTGATGCACAAGGTCAGCGAAGGCAAGATTGTCCTGGAACTGAACCAGACCCTCGACGAAGTGCTGGGCGACCAGAGCGGCGTCACCTCGCTGCGCCTGAAGTCGGCGCTCGATGGCGCCACCAAGGAACTGAACGTGCACGGGCTGTTCGTGGCGATCGGCCACAAGCCGAACACCGGCATCTTCGAAGGCCAGCTCGAGATGCACAGCGGCGGCTACCTGGTGACCAGGTCGGGCCTGGAGGGCATGGCGACCGCCACCAGCGTGCCGGGCGTGTTCGCCGCCGGCGATGTGCAGGACCACATCTATCGCCAGGCGATCACCAGCTCGGGCACCGGCTGCATGGCCGCGCTCGACGCCCAGCGCTACCTCGAAGCTCTGGAAGACGATCCAAAGTAA
- the lolA gene encoding outer membrane lipoprotein chaperone LolA has protein sequence MQAMTKCSFAALLAASAFAFPGTASAAALDQFKSFVASTQSARGEFTQQQLGKSKSGKATPASSGSFVFARPGKFIWTYRKPYEQVLQADGETLYIYDKDLNQVTTRKLGNALGSSPAAILFGSNKLDENFTLSEAGARDGMEWLNATPKAKDTSFEQISIGLKDGVPMAMELKDTFGQTSRLTFTNFQRNPQLGAQQFKFTAPQGADVVNQ, from the coding sequence ATGCAAGCAATGACCAAATGCAGTTTTGCCGCGCTGTTGGCCGCGAGCGCCTTCGCTTTCCCGGGCACGGCGAGCGCCGCCGCCCTCGACCAGTTCAAGTCCTTCGTCGCGTCGACCCAGTCCGCCAGGGGCGAATTCACCCAGCAGCAGCTGGGCAAATCGAAAAGCGGCAAGGCCACGCCGGCATCGAGCGGCAGCTTCGTGTTCGCCCGCCCCGGCAAGTTCATCTGGACCTACCGCAAGCCCTACGAGCAAGTGCTGCAGGCCGACGGCGAAACCCTGTACATCTACGACAAGGACCTGAACCAGGTCACCACCCGCAAACTGGGCAATGCGCTGGGCAGCTCGCCGGCCGCGATCCTGTTCGGCAGCAACAAGCTGGACGAGAACTTCACGCTGAGCGAAGCCGGCGCGCGCGACGGCATGGAATGGCTGAACGCCACACCGAAGGCCAAGGACACCTCGTTCGAGCAGATCAGCATCGGCCTGAAGGATGGCGTGCCGATGGCGATGGAATTGAAGGACACCTTCGGCCAGACCTCGCGCCTGACCTTCACCAACTTCCAGCGCAACCCGCAACTGGGCGCGCAGCAATTCAAGTTCACGGCGCCGCAGGGCGCCGACGTCGTGAACCAGTAA
- a CDS encoding Smr/MutS family protein, which yields MAGMKDFGELKGLRDRLKEEERVRAIEQAEREKRERIARERAVEFRTSMEGVHKLPESDRYVHRPVYVAPGAARARAQLSPEEETADVLRASMSDELSDLFDVEGMLDEDPSMSYARDGVGPDVVKKLRKRHWPIQDELDLHGLTRDGARDALTDFLHRANRRGVRCVRIIHGIGYGSPKGEPVLRSIVHSWLVQKNEVIAFCAAGRADGGHGALIALLRPALHD from the coding sequence ATGGCGGGCATGAAGGATTTCGGCGAGCTGAAAGGCTTGCGCGACCGGCTCAAGGAAGAGGAGCGCGTGCGCGCCATCGAACAGGCCGAACGCGAGAAGCGCGAACGTATCGCGCGCGAGCGGGCGGTCGAATTCCGCACCTCGATGGAAGGCGTGCACAAGCTGCCCGAATCGGACCGTTACGTGCACCGCCCGGTGTACGTCGCGCCCGGCGCCGCCCGTGCACGCGCGCAGCTGAGTCCCGAGGAAGAAACGGCGGACGTGCTGCGCGCCTCGATGTCGGATGAACTGTCCGACCTGTTCGACGTCGAGGGCATGCTCGACGAAGACCCGTCCATGAGCTATGCCCGCGACGGCGTCGGCCCCGACGTCGTGAAAAAGCTGCGCAAGCGCCACTGGCCGATCCAGGACGAACTCGACCTGCACGGCCTGACCCGCGACGGCGCGCGCGACGCCCTTACCGATTTTCTCCACCGCGCCAACCGGCGCGGGGTACGCTGCGTGCGCATCATTCACGGCATCGGCTACGGTTCGCCCAAGGGCGAACCGGTGCTGCGCAGCATCGTGCACAGCTGGCTGGTGCAGAAGAACGAAGTCATCGCCTTCTGCGCCGCCGGCCGCGCCGACGGCGGCCATGGCGCCCTGATCGCCCTGCTGCGCCCCGCTCTGCACGATTGA
- a CDS encoding P-II family nitrogen regulator produces MKQITCVIKPFKLDEVREALAEVNVTGLTVTEVKGFGRQKGHTELYRGAEYVVDFLPKVKIEVVVDDPMAEQVVDAIIKAARTGKIGDGKIFVQNVEQVIRIRTGETGADAV; encoded by the coding sequence ATGAAACAGATTACCTGCGTGATCAAGCCGTTCAAGCTCGACGAAGTGCGCGAAGCGCTGGCCGAGGTGAACGTGACCGGCCTGACCGTGACCGAAGTGAAGGGCTTCGGCCGCCAGAAGGGCCACACCGAGCTGTATCGCGGCGCCGAATACGTGGTCGACTTCCTGCCGAAGGTGAAGATCGAGGTGGTGGTGGACGATCCGATGGCCGAGCAGGTGGTCGACGCCATCATCAAGGCCGCGCGCACCGGCAAGATCGGCGACGGCAAGATTTTTGTGCAGAACGTGGAGCAGGTGATTCGTATTCGTACCGGCGAGACGGGCGCGGACGCGGTGTAA
- a CDS encoding DUF1176 domain-containing protein, which translates to MRIATIFLAALAGANPANPLWAAELPKLSFQHHDWELACDNTRTCRAAGYHAEEGRHRPLSVLLERRAGPAEAFAVRLRLGDADDGIDLPASLAMQVDGRALGTVELKGEESIGSLSPSQAQALLRAVAGAGKVSWRAGGRTWTLSGRGASAVLLKMDEFQGRLGTPGAAMRKGSRPERDVLPPLPAPVVTAATVAAGELAPPGKEEERILLATLRKTAGNEDCADLEAIASGESTFTYAPLTSTTMLVSARCWRGAYNEGHGYWVVNRKPPFSPQAVTQSGTGYDKGVIGAAHKGRGIGDCWGHDEWVWDGRRFVHTASSTTGMCRGIAPGAAGPCRRWSARCGADQPSVSGRRTVNTTHSFS; encoded by the coding sequence ATGCGTATCGCCACCATATTCCTGGCCGCCCTGGCCGGCGCCAACCCCGCCAATCCCCTATGGGCAGCCGAGTTGCCCAAGCTGTCTTTCCAGCACCACGACTGGGAACTTGCCTGCGACAACACCCGCACCTGCCGCGCCGCCGGCTACCATGCCGAGGAAGGCCGTCACCGGCCGCTGTCGGTCCTGCTGGAACGCAGGGCAGGGCCGGCCGAGGCGTTCGCCGTCAGGCTGCGGCTGGGCGATGCCGACGATGGCATCGACCTGCCCGCATCGCTGGCGATGCAGGTCGACGGCCGCGCGCTCGGTACGGTCGAGCTGAAAGGCGAGGAGTCGATCGGCAGCCTGAGCCCTTCCCAGGCCCAGGCGCTGCTGCGCGCGGTGGCCGGCGCCGGCAAGGTGAGCTGGCGCGCCGGCGGCCGCACCTGGACCTTGTCCGGACGGGGCGCGTCGGCGGTCCTGCTCAAGATGGACGAGTTCCAGGGCCGCCTGGGCACGCCGGGCGCCGCCATGCGCAAGGGATCGAGGCCGGAGCGGGACGTGTTGCCGCCGCTGCCGGCGCCGGTCGTCACGGCGGCGACGGTCGCGGCTGGCGAGCTGGCGCCCCCAGGCAAGGAAGAAGAACGGATCCTGCTCGCGACCCTGCGCAAGACGGCCGGCAACGAGGATTGTGCCGACCTGGAGGCGATCGCCAGCGGCGAGAGCACATTCACCTATGCGCCGCTCACGTCGACGACGATGCTGGTGTCGGCGCGCTGCTGGCGCGGCGCCTACAACGAAGGTCACGGCTACTGGGTCGTCAACCGCAAGCCGCCGTTCTCCCCGCAAGCCGTGACGCAATCGGGCACCGGCTACGACAAGGGCGTCATCGGCGCCGCGCACAAGGGCCGCGGCATCGGCGACTGCTGGGGCCACGACGAATGGGTATGGGACGGCCGGCGCTTCGTGCACACGGCGTCGAGCACGACCGGCATGTGCCGCGGCATCGCGCCAGGGGCGGCTGGACCTTGCCGACGCTGGTCAGCCAGGTGCGGCGCTGATCAGCCGTCGGTCAGCGGCAGGCGCACGGTGAACACCACGCACTCGTTTTCGTAG
- a CDS encoding DNA translocase FtsK: MSKNSQASTSGYTRTQASAAARRPLPGRLARLLSEARWIAGAVAFLYFVLILLSYSKLDPGWSHANVVPRIANLGGRAGAWLSDLLLFIFGFSAWWWGVIFLRQVWRGWRRLTDKLGTKVEEPHHGEMYVRWIGFALMFAGSVGLEYLRMWSWDVELPRAPGGVLGQLIGHASHVAFGSTGATLLLLLLFFLGFSLFFQVSWLNVAERIGAVFDGTIDWFRLRMEDIEDRRHGEAAAVKRDEVVVHERAKFTEKHADKPIPVVKAEPSLEMAPLAPAAAPASKPLASAQAVAPGIKIEPQMISVPKSERAEKERQSPLFQDLNGDAGLPPLGLLDDAPAAQETVSIETLEFTSRLIEKKLSDFGVEAKVVAAYPGPVVTRYEIEPATGVKGSQIVNLARDLARSLSLTSIRVVETIPGKNYMALELPNPKRQIVRLTEILGSKVYGDSVSSLTVALGKDIAGKPVVADLAKMPHLLVAGTTGSGKSVGINATILSLLYKADPADVRLILIDPKMLEMSVYEGIPHLLAPVVTDMRQAGHALNWAVNEMERRYKLMSKLGVRNLAGYNGKILEAAKREEHIPNPFSITPDAPEPLEKLPTIVIIIDELADLMMVVGKKVEELIARIAQKARAAGIHLILATQRPSVDVITGLIKANIPTRIAFQVSSKIDSRTILDQMGAETLLGMGDMLYMPPGTGLPIRVHGAFVSDDEVHRVVKHLQEQGEPNYIEGILEGGTLEEGGADGAVAGEGGGESDAMYDQAVQVVLKNRKASISLVQRHLRIGYNRAARLIEQMEQNGMVSPMQSNGNRDILVPTASAE; encoded by the coding sequence ATGAGCAAGAATAGCCAAGCCAGCACCTCCGGATACACCCGCACCCAGGCCAGCGCCGCCGCCCGCCGTCCGCTGCCGGGCCGCCTCGCGCGCCTGCTGTCCGAGGCGCGCTGGATCGCCGGCGCCGTCGCCTTCCTGTATTTCGTCCTGATCCTGCTCAGCTACAGCAAGCTCGATCCCGGCTGGTCGCATGCCAATGTCGTGCCGCGCATCGCCAACCTGGGCGGGCGCGCCGGCGCCTGGCTGTCCGACCTGCTGCTGTTCATCTTCGGTTTCTCGGCCTGGTGGTGGGGCGTGATCTTCCTGCGTCAGGTCTGGCGCGGCTGGCGCCGGCTCACCGACAAGCTCGGCACCAAGGTGGAAGAACCGCACCACGGCGAGATGTACGTGCGCTGGATCGGCTTCGCCCTGATGTTCGCCGGCAGCGTCGGCCTGGAATACCTGCGCATGTGGTCGTGGGACGTTGAGCTGCCGCGCGCCCCGGGCGGGGTGCTGGGCCAGTTGATCGGCCACGCGAGCCACGTCGCCTTCGGCTCGACCGGCGCGACCCTGCTCCTGCTGCTGCTGTTCTTCCTGGGCTTTTCGCTGTTCTTCCAGGTGTCGTGGCTGAACGTGGCCGAGCGCATCGGCGCCGTGTTCGATGGCACCATCGACTGGTTCCGCCTGCGCATGGAAGACATCGAGGATCGCCGCCATGGCGAGGCCGCCGCCGTCAAGCGCGACGAAGTGGTGGTTCACGAGCGCGCCAAGTTCACCGAAAAGCATGCCGACAAGCCGATCCCGGTCGTGAAGGCCGAGCCGTCGCTCGAGATGGCGCCTTTGGCGCCGGCGGCTGCCCCGGCGTCAAAGCCCCTGGCGTCGGCCCAGGCGGTCGCGCCAGGCATCAAGATCGAGCCGCAGATGATCAGCGTGCCGAAATCCGAGCGCGCCGAGAAGGAGCGCCAGTCGCCGCTGTTCCAGGATTTGAATGGCGATGCGGGCCTGCCGCCGCTTGGACTGCTGGACGATGCGCCGGCGGCCCAGGAAACGGTGTCCATCGAGACACTGGAATTCACCAGCCGCCTGATCGAAAAGAAGCTGTCCGACTTCGGCGTCGAAGCCAAGGTCGTGGCCGCCTATCCGGGCCCGGTCGTCACCCGCTACGAAATCGAGCCGGCCACCGGCGTCAAGGGCAGCCAGATCGTCAACCTGGCGCGCGACCTGGCGCGTTCGCTGTCGCTGACCTCGATCCGCGTGGTCGAGACCATCCCCGGCAAGAACTACATGGCCCTCGAATTGCCGAATCCGAAGCGCCAGATCGTCCGCCTGACCGAGATCCTCGGCTCCAAGGTGTATGGCGACAGCGTCTCGAGCCTGACCGTGGCCCTGGGCAAGGACATCGCCGGCAAGCCGGTGGTGGCCGACCTGGCCAAGATGCCGCACTTGCTGGTGGCGGGCACCACCGGTTCCGGTAAATCGGTCGGCATCAATGCCACCATCCTGTCGCTGCTCTACAAGGCGGATCCGGCCGACGTGCGTTTGATCCTGATCGACCCGAAGATGCTGGAGATGTCGGTCTACGAAGGCATTCCGCACCTGCTGGCCCCGGTCGTGACCGATATGCGCCAGGCCGGCCATGCGCTGAACTGGGCGGTCAACGAGATGGAGCGCCGCTACAAGCTCATGAGTAAACTCGGCGTGCGCAACCTGGCCGGCTACAACGGCAAGATCCTCGAGGCCGCCAAGCGCGAGGAACACATCCCGAACCCGTTCTCGATCACGCCGGACGCGCCCGAGCCGCTGGAAAAACTGCCGACCATCGTCATCATCATCGACGAGCTGGCCGATCTGATGATGGTCGTCGGCAAGAAAGTGGAAGAGCTGATCGCACGTATCGCCCAGAAGGCGCGCGCGGCCGGGATCCACCTGATTCTTGCGACCCAGCGGCCGTCGGTCGACGTGATCACCGGCCTGATCAAGGCCAATATCCCGACCCGTATCGCGTTCCAGGTGTCGTCGAAAATCGACTCGCGCACGATTCTCGACCAGATGGGCGCCGAGACCCTGCTGGGCATGGGCGACATGCTGTATATGCCGCCCGGCACCGGCCTGCCGATCCGCGTGCACGGCGCCTTCGTGTCGGACGACGAAGTGCATCGAGTTGTAAAACATCTGCAGGAGCAGGGCGAACCCAATTATATTGAGGGCATCCTCGAAGGTGGCACCCTGGAAGAAGGTGGCGCCGACGGCGCGGTGGCGGGCGAGGGCGGCGGCGAATCCGACGCCATGTACGACCAGGCGGTGCAGGTCGTGCTCAAGAACCGCAAGGCATCGATTTCGCTGGTGCAGCGTCACCTGCGCATCGGCTACAACCGGGCCGCCCGCCTGATCGAGCAAATGGAGCAGAACGGCATGGTGTCGCCGATGCAGTCGAACGGCAACCGCGACATCCTGGTGCCGACTGCCAGCGCCGAATAA
- a CDS encoding ATP-binding protein — MEHGRQVDLLSCADEPIHIPGSIQPHGALLFFQNDGQLAGWSGNAPAMLGIVPYLGMPYTALALPQAALEAIADCLAAQDDEDAAPLAAGLVIGGADYDCVVHAHQGRILAEFELRETSSEEVSRFAIKAHGLIDRLRRQKTIDALLASAVQQVREFTGFDRVMAYRFRSDDSGDVVAESQRGDLVPYLGQRYPAGDIPAQARRLYTLNTLRVIADMDYNEVPLHGAPDATPLDMSFAVLRSVSPVHIEYLKNMHVRASMSVSIVINGRLWGLLACHHMAPKLVPYAVRMAADVLAQVIASTIHSIEAREDATLAEQSARVRTALIESLLLDDDPLDALGQHATALMAASGSQAMISAQHGKIAAHGELPDELARAIVESLPANEHDLVVREMQADWPQALQERLGKWVGLLALPFDPLGQGWCILLRVEQIDTMAWGGRPGKIAALGPLGERLTPRGSFDAWHETVRGCAHPWEANVLANARLTLAELVRAVNAHRSQTEATRAQLLAMLGHDLRDPLHSINMAGMVLERTGNAGGSGNNQPTLGKRIQSSTNRMQRMISQVLDMSRIDRGMGLGVALEPVDLKALLIDLIDEARMAYPSIPLDLVCDDPATVKADSGRLAQVLSNLLSNARHHGEIGQRITVCLRAQGGEASVAVSNAGAPIAPETVASLFNPFKRASLNNPRNRTGMGLGLYIAQQIVREHSGEIVYRYENECVVFTVRLPLTDG; from the coding sequence ATGGAACACGGACGCCAGGTCGACCTGCTGTCCTGCGCTGACGAACCCATCCATATCCCGGGTTCCATCCAGCCCCATGGGGCGCTGCTGTTCTTCCAAAACGATGGCCAGCTCGCGGGCTGGAGCGGCAACGCCCCGGCGATGCTCGGCATCGTCCCATATCTGGGCATGCCGTACACCGCGCTCGCCCTGCCGCAGGCGGCGCTGGAGGCCATTGCCGACTGCCTCGCCGCGCAGGACGACGAGGACGCCGCGCCGCTCGCCGCCGGCCTGGTCATCGGCGGCGCCGACTACGATTGCGTGGTGCACGCGCACCAGGGCCGCATCCTTGCCGAGTTCGAGCTGCGCGAGACGTCGAGCGAGGAAGTGTCCCGCTTCGCCATCAAGGCGCATGGCCTGATCGACCGCCTGCGCCGCCAGAAAACCATCGACGCCCTGCTCGCTTCCGCGGTCCAGCAGGTGCGCGAATTCACCGGCTTCGACCGCGTGATGGCCTACCGCTTCCGCTCCGACGACAGCGGCGACGTGGTGGCCGAGAGCCAGCGCGGCGACCTGGTGCCGTATCTCGGACAACGCTATCCCGCCGGCGACATTCCGGCCCAGGCGCGCCGCCTGTACACGCTCAATACCCTGCGCGTGATCGCCGACATGGACTACAACGAGGTGCCGCTGCACGGCGCCCCGGACGCCACGCCGCTGGACATGAGTTTCGCGGTACTGCGCAGCGTGTCCCCGGTGCACATCGAATACCTCAAGAACATGCACGTGCGCGCCTCGATGAGCGTGTCGATCGTGATCAACGGCCGCCTGTGGGGCCTGCTCGCCTGCCACCACATGGCGCCCAAGCTGGTGCCGTATGCCGTACGCATGGCGGCCGACGTGCTGGCCCAAGTGATCGCCTCGACCATCCACAGCATCGAGGCGCGCGAGGACGCGACGCTGGCCGAGCAGTCGGCGCGGGTGCGCACCGCGCTGATCGAATCGCTGCTGCTGGACGACGATCCGCTCGACGCCCTGGGCCAGCACGCCACCGCACTGATGGCCGCGTCCGGATCGCAGGCGATGATCTCCGCCCAGCACGGCAAGATCGCCGCCCATGGCGAACTGCCGGACGAGCTGGCGCGCGCCATCGTCGAGTCGCTGCCCGCGAACGAGCACGACCTGGTGGTGCGCGAAATGCAGGCCGACTGGCCCCAGGCGCTGCAGGAGCGGCTCGGAAAATGGGTCGGCCTGCTGGCCCTGCCCTTCGACCCGCTGGGCCAGGGCTGGTGCATCCTGCTGCGCGTCGAGCAGATCGATACCATGGCCTGGGGCGGCCGTCCCGGCAAGATCGCCGCGCTCGGCCCGCTGGGCGAGCGGCTCACCCCGCGCGGCTCGTTCGACGCCTGGCACGAAACGGTGCGCGGCTGCGCCCATCCCTGGGAAGCGAACGTGCTGGCCAATGCGCGCCTGACCCTGGCCGAACTGGTGCGGGCGGTGAACGCGCACCGCTCGCAGACCGAGGCCACCCGCGCCCAGCTGCTGGCGATGCTCGGCCACGACCTGCGCGACCCGCTCCACTCGATCAACATGGCCGGCATGGTGCTGGAACGCACCGGCAACGCCGGCGGCAGCGGCAACAACCAGCCGACCCTCGGCAAGCGCATCCAGTCCTCCACCAACCGCATGCAGCGCATGATCAGCCAGGTGCTGGACATGAGCCGCATCGACCGCGGCATGGGCCTGGGCGTGGCGCTCGAACCGGTCGACCTGAAGGCCCTGCTGATCGACCTGATCGATGAGGCGCGCATGGCCTATCCGTCGATCCCGCTGGACCTGGTGTGCGACGACCCGGCCACGGTGAAGGCCGACAGCGGCCGCCTGGCCCAGGTGCTGTCGAACCTGCTGAGCAATGCGCGTCACCACGGCGAGATTGGCCAGCGGATCACCGTCTGCCTGCGCGCGCAGGGCGGCGAGGCCTCGGTCGCCGTGTCGAATGCGGGCGCGCCGATCGCGCCGGAGACGGTGGCGTCCCTGTTCAACCCCTTCAAGCGCGCCTCGCTGAACAATCCACGCAACCGCACCGGGATGGGCCTGGGGCTGTACATCGCGCAGCAGATCGTGCGCGAGCACAGTGGCGAGATCGTCTACCGCTACGAAAACGAGTGCGTGGTGTTCACCGTGCGCCTGCCGCTGACCGACGGCTGA
- a CDS encoding trimeric intracellular cation channel family protein, with the protein MTLIKFIEIMAILVGAFSGFIEARRKRMDLVGVFTVAFITAFGGGTLRDILLDKRPLFWVTHQEYAIAIFVLALVASPLIRTLRQIVSERLIVVADAVGLGLFSIAGTSAALAAEMPIFIASMMGVITGIFGGVLRDIVCNEVPMVFRDGKPYAICAFLGNWLFLLMGKYGVSHDFALWSSCLFISGLRLLTWKFDMRMGR; encoded by the coding sequence ATGACCCTCATCAAGTTCATCGAAATCATGGCGATCCTGGTCGGCGCGTTTTCCGGCTTCATCGAGGCGCGGCGCAAGCGGATGGACCTGGTCGGGGTCTTCACGGTCGCCTTCATCACCGCCTTCGGCGGCGGCACCCTGCGCGACATCCTGCTCGACAAGCGGCCGCTGTTCTGGGTCACGCACCAGGAATACGCGATCGCGATCTTCGTGCTGGCGCTGGTGGCGTCGCCCCTGATCCGCACGCTGCGCCAGATCGTGTCGGAACGCCTGATCGTGGTCGCCGACGCGGTGGGACTGGGCCTGTTCTCGATCGCCGGCACGTCGGCCGCGCTGGCGGCCGAGATGCCGATCTTCATCGCCTCGATGATGGGCGTGATCACCGGGATCTTCGGCGGCGTGCTGCGCGACATCGTCTGCAACGAGGTGCCGATGGTATTCCGGGACGGCAAGCCGTATGCGATCTGCGCCTTCCTCGGCAACTGGCTGTTCCTGCTGATGGGTAAATACGGCGTGTCGCACGACTTCGCGCTGTGGTCGAGCTGCCTGTTCATCAGCGGATTGCGGCTGCTGACGTGGAAGTTCGATATGCGGATGGGGCGGTAA